The segment CTTCCCGCCGATAGTCTGGAGCCCGAATCTGCCGAGCTGCGCGCACGCTATCGGCCAGGCAACGACAGACGGGGAAGAGCATGCGTTCAGGGGCTTCAGCACCGCTTGCGCTGGCCGACACGGGGCACGGCATCCGGGCGTTCGCGCGGCGTCAGGTCGGCCGGCTGGTCGGCGCCGGGCTGTTTGCGCTGGTCGCCTTCGGCGTCGCCAGCCTGGCCACCTGGAATGTCGCCGACCCAAGCTTCTCCCACGCCACCGACAACATCGTCACCAACGCCATGGGCTATGTGGGCGCTGTCTTCTCCGACCTAGCCATGCAGTTCTTCGGCCTTGCCGCGGTCGCAGCGCTGGTGCCGGCGGTGGTCTGGGGCTTTCTGCTGTTTTCGGCGCGCGGCGTCGACAGGCTGCCGAAGCGCGGGCTCGCCTGGTTCGGCTACGCGGTGCTTGCTGCGGCCGTGGCCGGCTGCGTGGTGCCGCCCAAGACCTGGCCGCTGCCGACCGGTCTCGGCGGCGTGTTCGGCGACATGGTGCTCAAGATTCCCAGCCTCGTCGTCGGCGGCTATCCGACCGGTCTCGTCGCCAGCGTGCTCGCCGTGCTTCTGGCCGCGCCGGCACTGTGGCTGTTTGCCTACGGCTCGGCGCTGATAGCACGCAAGAACGGTTTCGCCGTCCTCGAGCAACCGGCCGCAGCCGATCCGAGGGACCAGGACGACGACCTGCTTTTCGACAATGATGAGGATGAGGGCGACGAGGGCATTCTGGCGCTAGGCGCGATCACGCATTGGTGGCTATCGTTGCGGGCCTATCTCCGCCGCCGCGCCGCCCGCCGCCGCGAGCGCGACGATTTCGAACCGGAGCCGCGCGCCAGCGCCTGGCGGCGCGCTGCCGAACGGGTCGAATCGGCCGAGTTCGCCGAATCGCGAATGAGCGCCGATGGCCGCGCCCGCGTCGAGCCGGAATTCTTCGCCGCCATGGTCAATGACCGCAGCGCCTCGCTCGATCCCGACGATGCCGATGTTTTTGACAATGACGACGACATGGATTTTGCGCCGGAGCCCGCGCGCAGCGCTGCGCCCAATGCGAAGGTGCAGCCGTTCCGCTCCGATGCAGCCACCCGCGTCGCGGCGCCGGCGCCGCGGCCGGTTCCGGGCGCGCGTGTCCAGCGCGAAGCCCAGTCCTCGCTGATCGGCTCCGAACAATTCGAAATGCCGTCGCTGCATTTCCTGTCCGAGCCGAAGAACGTCGTGCGCGACGCCAGCCTGTCCAAGGACGCGCTGGAGCAGAATGCCCGCCTGCTCGAGGGCGTGCTGGAGGATTTCGGCGTCAAGGGCGAGATCATCCATGTCCGCCCCGGCCCGGTCGTCACGCTTTACGAGTTGGAGCCGGCGCCCGGCATCAAATCGTCGCGGGTCATCGGCCTGTCTGACGACATCGCCCGCTCGATGAGCGCGATCGCCTGCCGCGTCGCCGTGGTGCCGGGCCGCAACGCCATCGGCATCGAACTGCCGAACGCCAAGCGCGAGACCGTCTATCTCAGGGAGATCATGGCCAGCCGCGATTTCGAGACCACCAAGGCCAAGCTGGCGCTGGCGCTCGGCAAGACCATCAATGGCGAGGCGGTCATCGTCGACATCGCCAAGATGCCGCACGTGCTGGTCGCCGGCACCACCGGCTCGGGCAAGTCGGTCGCCATCAACACCATGATCCTGTCGCTGCTCTACCGACTGACGCCGCAGGACTGCCGGCTGATCATGATCGACCCGAAAATGCTCGAGCTCTCGGTCTATGACGGCATCCCGCATCTTTTGACGCCAGTCGTCACCGATCCGAAGAAGGCGGTGGTGGCGCTGAAATGGACCGTGCGCGAGATGGAGGATCGCTACCGCAAAATGTCCAAGGTCGGCGTCCGCAACATCGACGGTTTCAACGCGCGGGTGCAACAGGCCGAGAAGAAGGGCGAAAAAATCTCGCGCACCGTGCAGACCGGCTTCGACCGCCAGACCGGCGAAGCGGTCTATGAGACGGAAAACCTCGATCTCGAGCCAATGCCCTACATCGTCGTCATCATCGACGAGATGGCCGATTTGATGATGGTCGCCGGCAAGGACATCGAAGGCGCGGTGCAGCGCCTGGCGCAGATGGCGCGCGCTGCCGGCATCCACGTCATCATGGCGACGCAGCGGCCGTCGGTCGACGTCATCACCGGCACGATCAAGGCCAACTTCCCGACCCGCATCTCCTTCCAGGTGACGTCGAAGATCGACAGCCGCACAATTCTGGGCGAGCAGGGTGCCGAGCAGCTGCTCGGCATGGGCGACATGCTCTACATGGCCGGCGGCGGCCGCATCCAGCGCGTGCACGGTCCCTTCGTTTCCGATGACGAGGTCGAGAAGATCGTCGCGCATCTGAAGCTGCAGGGCGTGCCGGAATATCTCGATGCCATTACCGAGGATGACGACGAGGACGACGACGAGCCGTCGGGCAAGGGTGGCTCGGGCGGTGGCGGCGGCAATTTCGAGGATTCCGACGATCCCTATGACCAAGCGGTTGCGGTGGTGCTGCGTGACGGCAAAGCCTCGACCAGCTACATCCAGCGCCGGCTCGGCATCGGCTACAACCGCGCCGCCTCGATCATCGAGAAGATGGAGAAGGAAGGCATTGTCGGCCCGGCCAACCATGCCGGAAAACGCGAGATTCTGGTGCCGACGGAGGACGACAAGTTCTGATCCGCCCGGCACCCGACAGGATTTTCGCGGCTGCAAACCTGACGGCAGCAACTTTGAACCTTCTGGCGCGTTTGCAACGACCAAGCGCTGTTCGGCCGCCAAACTTAAGCCCAACTGGGGGGCCAAACACTGCGACAACAGATAAACCAGACGAGAGTAACCGGCATGAAAAACTCTTCTTTCGCCACGATCAGCGATTTTGCCCCGACCCGCCGCCAACTGCTTGGCCTCGGCCTGGGCCTGGCAGGTGCCGCAGCCATCAATGTCGTGCCCGGGGTCCAGTTGCTGGCGTCGGCGCAAGCGGCGGTGCCAGCCACCGCGCAGAAGATCGCCGACCATTTTTCCTCGGTCAAATCGATGGCCGGCGAATTCGTGCAGTTCGGACCCAAGGGCGAGCAGACCGGCGGCAAGTTCTTTCTGGAACGGCCGGGCAAGATACGCTTCAACTATGATGGGACGTCGAATTTCCGGGTGATTTCCGACGGCAAGTCGGTGGTCATCCTCAACAAGCGGCTGAGAACGTCCGATCTCTACCCACTGTCGAAAACGCCGCTCAAGCTGCTGCTCGACACCAGGATCGACCTCTCCGGCGGCCGCGTCAAAAGCGTCAAGGAAGAGAACGACGTCACCACCATCCAACTCGCCGACAAATCGGTGTTCGGCAGTTCGAGGATCACCATGATGTTCGATCCGAAAACCTACGAATTGCGCCAGTGGACGATCACCGACGCGCAAGGCAAGGACACGACGGTGATGATCTTCAACGTCAGGGAAGGCGTAAGCTTCGCCCCCGACACTTTTGCCATCGACTACACGGCCAACCGCGAGCTGAACACCAGGTCGCGGTAGGATCCACTGTTATTCAGGTGAGGCACGGCCTGCGAATGGCGGTTTCCTGCGCTTCCGGTGCTCACGTACTTTAAGTACGCTCCGCTCCGGTTCTCGGAACCCACCATTCTCGACTCGGCCTGACCTAAATCTCAGCGAACCCTGGTGCCAGCCCGGGCCGCGCTTCGAGCACAGCCGGCTTGTTTTTGCGGTGCGCGGCTGGCAGTAGTTTCCGGAACTGCCTCGCCAAAAAGGCACCAGCCCGTCGGAGCCCTCTGGCGGATCTTGCGCTGTCCCGGAACCCCAAGATATGCCCTTTTCAATCGCCACCTGGAACATCAATTCCGTCCGCCTGCGCATGCCGCTCGTCGAACGCCTGCTTGTCGAACAGGCACCGGACGTGCTCTGCCTGCAGGAAACCAAAGTTCCGGACGAACTGTTTCCCGAGAAGGCGTTTCGCAAGCTCGGCTATCAGCACATCGCCTTCCACGGCCAGAAGGGCTATCACGGCGTGGCGACGGTGGCGCGCCGGCCGATCGCGATTGTCGAAAAGCGCCGCTTCTGCGAGATCGAGGACTGCCGGCATCTGTCGGTCACCGTGCGGGCCGGCGGCAAGGCGATCCTGCTGCACAACTTCTACGTTCCGGCCGGCGGCGACGAGCCAGACCCCATCATCAACCGCAAGTTCAAGCACAAGCTGGATTTCGTCGCTGAAATGAACGCCATCCGCGCCGAGCACGACGAAGTGTCCGGCTCGATCCTGGTCGGCGACCTCAACATCGCCCCGCTCGAGCATGATGTCTGGTCGCACAAGCAGCTCCTGAAAGTGGTCAGCCATACGCCGGTCGAGACGGAAAATTTCGAGGCGATGCGGCTCGCCGGCGACTGGGTCGACCTGATGCGGCTCAACGTGCCTTATGAGCAGAAGCTCTACACCTGGTGGAGCTATCGCGCGCAGGATTGGCAAGCGTCGGATCGAGGCCGGCGGCTCGACCATGTCTGGTCGTCGCCAAACCTGGTGCCGAGCTTTGCCGGCTACGAGATCCTGCGGCCGGCGCGCGGCTGGCAACGGCCGTCGGACCATGTGCCTGTCATAGCGCGGTTCGACCTGGATTAGAGCGGGATGAGA is part of the Mesorhizobium sp. L-2-11 genome and harbors:
- a CDS encoding FtsK/SpoIIIE family DNA translocase, whose protein sequence is MRSGASAPLALADTGHGIRAFARRQVGRLVGAGLFALVAFGVASLATWNVADPSFSHATDNIVTNAMGYVGAVFSDLAMQFFGLAAVAALVPAVVWGFLLFSARGVDRLPKRGLAWFGYAVLAAAVAGCVVPPKTWPLPTGLGGVFGDMVLKIPSLVVGGYPTGLVASVLAVLLAAPALWLFAYGSALIARKNGFAVLEQPAAADPRDQDDDLLFDNDEDEGDEGILALGAITHWWLSLRAYLRRRAARRRERDDFEPEPRASAWRRAAERVESAEFAESRMSADGRARVEPEFFAAMVNDRSASLDPDDADVFDNDDDMDFAPEPARSAAPNAKVQPFRSDAATRVAAPAPRPVPGARVQREAQSSLIGSEQFEMPSLHFLSEPKNVVRDASLSKDALEQNARLLEGVLEDFGVKGEIIHVRPGPVVTLYELEPAPGIKSSRVIGLSDDIARSMSAIACRVAVVPGRNAIGIELPNAKRETVYLREIMASRDFETTKAKLALALGKTINGEAVIVDIAKMPHVLVAGTTGSGKSVAINTMILSLLYRLTPQDCRLIMIDPKMLELSVYDGIPHLLTPVVTDPKKAVVALKWTVREMEDRYRKMSKVGVRNIDGFNARVQQAEKKGEKISRTVQTGFDRQTGEAVYETENLDLEPMPYIVVIIDEMADLMMVAGKDIEGAVQRLAQMARAAGIHVIMATQRPSVDVITGTIKANFPTRISFQVTSKIDSRTILGEQGAEQLLGMGDMLYMAGGGRIQRVHGPFVSDDEVEKIVAHLKLQGVPEYLDAITEDDDEDDDEPSGKGGSGGGGGNFEDSDDPYDQAVAVVLRDGKASTSYIQRRLGIGYNRAASIIEKMEKEGIVGPANHAGKREILVPTEDDKF
- a CDS encoding outer-membrane lipoprotein carrier protein LolA yields the protein MKNSSFATISDFAPTRRQLLGLGLGLAGAAAINVVPGVQLLASAQAAVPATAQKIADHFSSVKSMAGEFVQFGPKGEQTGGKFFLERPGKIRFNYDGTSNFRVISDGKSVVILNKRLRTSDLYPLSKTPLKLLLDTRIDLSGGRVKSVKEENDVTTIQLADKSVFGSSRITMMFDPKTYELRQWTITDAQGKDTTVMIFNVREGVSFAPDTFAIDYTANRELNTRSR
- a CDS encoding exodeoxyribonuclease III — protein: MPFSIATWNINSVRLRMPLVERLLVEQAPDVLCLQETKVPDELFPEKAFRKLGYQHIAFHGQKGYHGVATVARRPIAIVEKRRFCEIEDCRHLSVTVRAGGKAILLHNFYVPAGGDEPDPIINRKFKHKLDFVAEMNAIRAEHDEVSGSILVGDLNIAPLEHDVWSHKQLLKVVSHTPVETENFEAMRLAGDWVDLMRLNVPYEQKLYTWWSYRAQDWQASDRGRRLDHVWSSPNLVPSFAGYEILRPARGWQRPSDHVPVIARFDLD